Proteins from a single region of Carassius carassius chromosome 37, fCarCar2.1, whole genome shotgun sequence:
- the ccdc30 gene encoding coiled-coil domain-containing protein 30 isoform X2, which translates to MHGLQWSCTRPWKKRYAKELDELTLRLQRDGVSPEAPLEERELHLWRLLQRSEGSLTAATEDLQTLRTQQASEMREVENYVEHIRNMLEERESLTAEHERESEQLRAELALMKHQQDSQCKEVVEMLEQEGLAEISQSSASEQVAYLLVERVTLLERLEAAERKLDTQTLTGNLREVHLQEELDHMRHTLEDELGQQKENMKKGHSEELNRERTERQRLERDLEEASSRLAMAHKEIRHLTDELDLARKVQNLCVPDLQKTGEEVEQLKQEVDKLKQCDMVELQKAKERNERLDSEIRVLRDRVRSLDTERRTLLKQVEQSKLNLDQGINVTLEHNKIHSAQGVGNNVNPDPSLDVEDEILHKRCRRESEDKDSRLRELERRLQKQQREHEELVERNEELEALLGEAQNAAKEERERHECEIEGLQRKIKSIEEELSKRNSKKLEKKEEDQVRGTDSELSESLQERLKFLEGRLAEEKGWRKQLEVDLSVAKAALNTEKEVMQRDHEELKKLRVEVQRLEVECRQGKTLNKNLTQIKGEKGILEEKVAQLERAQTRLQDNLTLQTEKIRAEEDLRDSRGQVAELNSMVDKLRTELTRLEKEHNTIRDELMEKRRHVMQLQKELSEKAQERLQTDGERERLSLELLHVKQQLQYAREQMPSASQEHTANHKLTVEDDGHCQLTCVKSEMSKLHSTLEEERQLAGQHQLALQAQISEAQAWAKAQDSLLQQKGDENKQLRQDLQRTQHLFTSAERELRYEREKNLDLKRHNALLEQEKIKLCAELKQAKAKVAQLEGSAAGHMAELERLQQRVRDLELEVARSTQNRQTSSSLMEELNSERARVIAADKKVVELQQQLKNTLHQLRLEEARAGETSKLERDTRDMSDNLSTLRALLQEEQLQRKLLEQKDEKLQQQMRSLRVKEATLTRNNSELSHRTQELETRLQVLDSELNTAREEQRNSQKSCHRLEEQLLSSQHESERLQEELKLVVQQLDTNIRRYNEKQSQHKTKLRRAKQIFMKTVTQHEHRIQQLENDLALATSLSEKEKDWIRTATEENDQLLLERRELLQRISEAEEMGNNGLRTATTIQQRVKFLEMENKQLQEKTLTLANQIGILDRALRNLQSLCTVEEVKKMFPSGAHPDSQLRTSTPSPQPGLSDSWGIWDAIRKVKVGESGVKSLEISSSVPVSQSTEIGYLNVTSPVAPNSRLEQEESLSATSDEA; encoded by the exons AAGGAGCTGGACGAGCTCACCCTCCGCTTGCAGAGGGACGGTGTGTCCCCTGAGGCTCCATTAGAGGAGCGTGAGCTGCACCTGTGGCGTTTGCTCCAGCGCAGCGAGGGCAGCCTGACCGCGGCCACTGAAGACCTGCAGACTTTACGCACACAGCAGGCCAGCGAGATGAGAGAG GTGGAAAATTACGTGGAGCATATTCGAAACATGTTGGAGGAGCGGGAATCTCTTACAGCGGAGCACGAACGTGAGAGCGAACAGCTCCGTGCTGAGCTCGCTCTAATGAAACACCAGCAGG ACTCCCAGTGTAAGGAGGTGGTGGAGATGCTGGAGCAGGAGGGTCTGGCAGAGATCAGTCAGAGCAGTGCCAGTGAGCAGGTGGCCTATCTGCTGGTGGAGAGAGTCACTCTGCTGGAGAGACTGGAGGCTGCGGAAAGAAAACTGGACACCCAGACCCTCACTGGCAACCTCAGAGAGGTGCATCTGCAG GAAGAGCTGGATCATATGCGTCACACATTGGAAGATGAACTCGGGCAGCAAAAGGAAAACATGAAGAAG GGCCACAGTGAAGAGCTCAATAGAGAACGCACAGAGCGCCAGAGGCTGGAGAGGGATCTGGAAGAGGCATCGAGTCGTCTTGCAATGGCACATAAAGAGATTCGCCACCTGACGGATGAACTAGATCTCGCTCGTAAGGTCCAAAACTTGTGTG taCCTGACCTGCAGAAAACTGGGGAGGAAGTGGAGCAGTTGAAACAGGAAGTGGACAAGCTTAAACAGTGTG ATATGGTGGAGCTACAGAAGGCCAAGGAACGCAATGAAAGACTGGATAGTGAGATTCGTGTTCTGAGGGATAGAGTTCGTTCCCTGGACACAGAGAGAAGGACTCTTCTTAAACAG GTTGAACAATCGAAGCTGAACTTGGATCAAGGGATCAATGTAACTTTAGAACACAATAAAATACACTCTGCACAG ggtGTTGGGAATAATGTCAATCCTGATCCATCTCTGGATGTAGAGGATGAGATACTTCACAAAAG GTGTCGGAGAGAGTCTGAAGATAAGGACAGCCGTCTGCGAGAGCTGGAGAGGAGGTTGCAGAAGCAGCAGCGTGAGCATGAGGAGCTGGTGGAGAGGAATGAGGAGCTGGAGGCGCTGCTGGGGGAGGCGCAGAATGCAGCGAAAGAGGAACGGGAGCGACATGAGTGTGAGATAGAGGGGTTACAGAGAAAG ATTAAAAGTATTGAGGAAGAACTAAGTAAGAGAAATAGTAAGAAACTCGAGAAGAAAGAAGAAGATCAGGTTCGTGGGACTGACTCTGAG CTAAGCGAGAGCCTTCAAGAAAGACTTAAGTTCCTCGAGGGACGCCTTGCTGAAGAAAAAGGTTGGAGGAAACAGCTGGAGGTGGATCTATCTGTAGCCAAGGCTGCTCTCAATACGGAAAAAGAG GTCATGCAAAGAGATCATGAGGAGCTTAAGAAATTACGTGTGGAGGTCCAGAGACTTGAGGTGGAATGTCGACAAGGAAAGACACTAAACAAGAACCTCACACAGATTAAAGGAGAAAAGGGAATTTTGGAAGAAAAG GTGGCCCAGCTGGAGCGTGCTCAGACACGACTCCAGGACAACCTGACCCTTCAGACAGAGAAAATCCGGGCTGAAGAGGACCTGAGAGACAGCAGGGGACAGGTGGCAGAGCTTAATTCTATGGTGGACAAGCTGAGAACAGAACTAACTCGACTGGAGAAGGAGCACAACACTATAAG AGATGAGCTGATGGAGAAACGCAGGCATGTGATGCAGCTACAGAAGGAGCTCAGCGAGAAAGCCCAGGAGAGGCTTCAGACTGACGGTGAGAGGGAGAGACTCAGTCTGGAGCTCCTGCATGTCAAACAGCAGCTCCAGTATGCTAGAGAGCAGATGCCCAGTGCATCACAGGAGCACACGGCCAACCACAAGCTTACTGTGGAGGATGATGGGCATTGTCAG CTGACCTGTGTGAAGTCAGAGATGAGTAAGCTTCACTCCACCCTGGAGGAAGAGAGACAGCTGGCTGGACAACACCAGCTGGCCCTGCAGGCCCAGATCAGTGAAGCTCAGGCCTGGGCTAAG GCTCAAGACTCACTCCTACAACAGAAGGGAGACGAGAACAAACAGCTGAGACAGGACCTGCAGAGAACCCAGCATCTTTTCACTTCTGCAGAGCGAGAGCTACGCtacgagagagagaaaaatctaGACCTTAAGAGACACAATGCACTGCTAGAACAGGAGAagatcaag CTGTGTGCAGAGCTGAAGCAGGCCAAGGCCAAAGTAGCCCAGCTGGAGGGGAGCGCAGCAGGACATATGGCAGAGCTGGAGAGACTCCAGCAGAGGGTCAGAGATCTGGAGCTGGAGGTGGCCAGAAGCACTCAGAACCGGCAGACTAGCAGCAGCTTGATGGAGGAGCTTAATTCAGAGAGAGCGCGTGTGATCGCTGCTGACAAGAAG GTTGTAGAACTGCAGCAGCAACTGAAGAACACGCTGCACCAGCTGCGTCTGGAGGAGGCCCGAGCGGGAGAGACCAGCAAACTGGAGAGAGACACCAGAGACATGTCTGATAACCTGTCCACCCTCCGAGCCCTACTGCAAGAGGAGCAACTACAGAG GAAATTACTTGAGCAGAAAGATGAGAAACTCCAGCAGCAGATGCGCTCATTGCGGGTGAAGGAGGCGACTCTAACACGCAACAACTCAGAGTTGTCTCATCGCACACAAGAGCTGGAGACACGGCTGCAGGTGCTGGACAGTGAACTCAACACTGCTAGAGAAGAG CAGAGGAACAGTCAGAAGAGCTGCCACAGGCTGGAAGAACAGCTGCTGTCTTCCCAGCATGAGTCTGAGAGACTGCAGGAGGAACTGAAACTGGTTGTTCAGCAGCTTGACACTAACATCCG GAGATACAACGAGAAACAGTCTCAGCACAAAACCAAGTTGCGCAGAGCTAAACAGATCTTCATGAAGACAGTCACCCAACATGAGCACAGGATCCAGCAGCTAGAGAACGATCTGGCTCTTGCTACAAGTCTCTCAGAGAAA GAGAAGGACTGGATTAGGACTGCGACAGAAGAAAACGACCAGCTCCTCCTGGAGAGACGAGAACTTCTACAGCGAATAAGTGAAGCTGAGGAGATGGGAAATAATGGACTGAGAACTGCCACTACTATCCAGCAGAG AGTTAAATTCCTGGAGATGGAGAATAAACAGTTGCAAGAAAAAACTCTAACACTGGCCAATCAGATAGGAATTTTAGATCGCGCGTTGAGAAACCTTCAGTCGCTGTGTACTGTTGAG GAGGTCAAGAaaatgtttccttctggagctCATCCCGATAGCCAGCTGCGGACATCAACTCCAAG TCCCCAGCCTGGGctcagtgactcatggggaatttGGGATGCCATTCGCAAAGTCAAAGTGGGTGAGTCTGGAGTGAAGAGCCTGGAGATCTCCTCGTCTGTGCCCGTTTCACAGTCCACTGAGATAGGCTACCTGAACGTGACCTCACCTGTGGCTCCTAACAGCAGGTTAGAGCAGGAAGAGAGTCTCAGTGCCACCAGCGATGAGGCCTGA
- the ccdc30 gene encoding coiled-coil domain-containing protein 30 isoform X1 — protein sequence MHGLQWSCTRPWKKRYAKELDELTLRLQRDGVSPEAPLEERELHLWRLLQRSEGSLTAATEDLQTLRTQQASEMREVENYVEHIRNMLEERESLTAEHERESEQLRAELALMKHQQDSQCKEVVEMLEQEGLAEISQSSASEQVAYLLVERVTLLERLEAAERKLDTQTLTGNLREVHLQEELDHMRHTLEDELGQQKENMKKESTVQSPWRKFFGVRKATLRAQNLPGHSEELNRERTERQRLERDLEEASSRLAMAHKEIRHLTDELDLARKVQNLCVPDLQKTGEEVEQLKQEVDKLKQCDMVELQKAKERNERLDSEIRVLRDRVRSLDTERRTLLKQVEQSKLNLDQGINVTLEHNKIHSAQGVGNNVNPDPSLDVEDEILHKRCRRESEDKDSRLRELERRLQKQQREHEELVERNEELEALLGEAQNAAKEERERHECEIEGLQRKIKSIEEELSKRNSKKLEKKEEDQVRGTDSELSESLQERLKFLEGRLAEEKGWRKQLEVDLSVAKAALNTEKEVMQRDHEELKKLRVEVQRLEVECRQGKTLNKNLTQIKGEKGILEEKVAQLERAQTRLQDNLTLQTEKIRAEEDLRDSRGQVAELNSMVDKLRTELTRLEKEHNTIRDELMEKRRHVMQLQKELSEKAQERLQTDGERERLSLELLHVKQQLQYAREQMPSASQEHTANHKLTVEDDGHCQLTCVKSEMSKLHSTLEEERQLAGQHQLALQAQISEAQAWAKAQDSLLQQKGDENKQLRQDLQRTQHLFTSAERELRYEREKNLDLKRHNALLEQEKIKLCAELKQAKAKVAQLEGSAAGHMAELERLQQRVRDLELEVARSTQNRQTSSSLMEELNSERARVIAADKKVVELQQQLKNTLHQLRLEEARAGETSKLERDTRDMSDNLSTLRALLQEEQLQRKLLEQKDEKLQQQMRSLRVKEATLTRNNSELSHRTQELETRLQVLDSELNTAREEQRNSQKSCHRLEEQLLSSQHESERLQEELKLVVQQLDTNIRRYNEKQSQHKTKLRRAKQIFMKTVTQHEHRIQQLENDLALATSLSEKEKDWIRTATEENDQLLLERRELLQRISEAEEMGNNGLRTATTIQQRVKFLEMENKQLQEKTLTLANQIGILDRALRNLQSLCTVEEVKKMFPSGAHPDSQLRTSTPSPQPGLSDSWGIWDAIRKVKVGESGVKSLEISSSVPVSQSTEIGYLNVTSPVAPNSRLEQEESLSATSDEA from the exons AAGGAGCTGGACGAGCTCACCCTCCGCTTGCAGAGGGACGGTGTGTCCCCTGAGGCTCCATTAGAGGAGCGTGAGCTGCACCTGTGGCGTTTGCTCCAGCGCAGCGAGGGCAGCCTGACCGCGGCCACTGAAGACCTGCAGACTTTACGCACACAGCAGGCCAGCGAGATGAGAGAG GTGGAAAATTACGTGGAGCATATTCGAAACATGTTGGAGGAGCGGGAATCTCTTACAGCGGAGCACGAACGTGAGAGCGAACAGCTCCGTGCTGAGCTCGCTCTAATGAAACACCAGCAGG ACTCCCAGTGTAAGGAGGTGGTGGAGATGCTGGAGCAGGAGGGTCTGGCAGAGATCAGTCAGAGCAGTGCCAGTGAGCAGGTGGCCTATCTGCTGGTGGAGAGAGTCACTCTGCTGGAGAGACTGGAGGCTGCGGAAAGAAAACTGGACACCCAGACCCTCACTGGCAACCTCAGAGAGGTGCATCTGCAG GAAGAGCTGGATCATATGCGTCACACATTGGAAGATGAACTCGGGCAGCAAAAGGAAAACATGAAGAAG GAATCAACAGTTCAAAGTCCTTGGAGGAAGTTCTTTGGTGTACGCAAGGCTACACTAAGAGCACAGAACCTTCCT GGCCACAGTGAAGAGCTCAATAGAGAACGCACAGAGCGCCAGAGGCTGGAGAGGGATCTGGAAGAGGCATCGAGTCGTCTTGCAATGGCACATAAAGAGATTCGCCACCTGACGGATGAACTAGATCTCGCTCGTAAGGTCCAAAACTTGTGTG taCCTGACCTGCAGAAAACTGGGGAGGAAGTGGAGCAGTTGAAACAGGAAGTGGACAAGCTTAAACAGTGTG ATATGGTGGAGCTACAGAAGGCCAAGGAACGCAATGAAAGACTGGATAGTGAGATTCGTGTTCTGAGGGATAGAGTTCGTTCCCTGGACACAGAGAGAAGGACTCTTCTTAAACAG GTTGAACAATCGAAGCTGAACTTGGATCAAGGGATCAATGTAACTTTAGAACACAATAAAATACACTCTGCACAG ggtGTTGGGAATAATGTCAATCCTGATCCATCTCTGGATGTAGAGGATGAGATACTTCACAAAAG GTGTCGGAGAGAGTCTGAAGATAAGGACAGCCGTCTGCGAGAGCTGGAGAGGAGGTTGCAGAAGCAGCAGCGTGAGCATGAGGAGCTGGTGGAGAGGAATGAGGAGCTGGAGGCGCTGCTGGGGGAGGCGCAGAATGCAGCGAAAGAGGAACGGGAGCGACATGAGTGTGAGATAGAGGGGTTACAGAGAAAG ATTAAAAGTATTGAGGAAGAACTAAGTAAGAGAAATAGTAAGAAACTCGAGAAGAAAGAAGAAGATCAGGTTCGTGGGACTGACTCTGAG CTAAGCGAGAGCCTTCAAGAAAGACTTAAGTTCCTCGAGGGACGCCTTGCTGAAGAAAAAGGTTGGAGGAAACAGCTGGAGGTGGATCTATCTGTAGCCAAGGCTGCTCTCAATACGGAAAAAGAG GTCATGCAAAGAGATCATGAGGAGCTTAAGAAATTACGTGTGGAGGTCCAGAGACTTGAGGTGGAATGTCGACAAGGAAAGACACTAAACAAGAACCTCACACAGATTAAAGGAGAAAAGGGAATTTTGGAAGAAAAG GTGGCCCAGCTGGAGCGTGCTCAGACACGACTCCAGGACAACCTGACCCTTCAGACAGAGAAAATCCGGGCTGAAGAGGACCTGAGAGACAGCAGGGGACAGGTGGCAGAGCTTAATTCTATGGTGGACAAGCTGAGAACAGAACTAACTCGACTGGAGAAGGAGCACAACACTATAAG AGATGAGCTGATGGAGAAACGCAGGCATGTGATGCAGCTACAGAAGGAGCTCAGCGAGAAAGCCCAGGAGAGGCTTCAGACTGACGGTGAGAGGGAGAGACTCAGTCTGGAGCTCCTGCATGTCAAACAGCAGCTCCAGTATGCTAGAGAGCAGATGCCCAGTGCATCACAGGAGCACACGGCCAACCACAAGCTTACTGTGGAGGATGATGGGCATTGTCAG CTGACCTGTGTGAAGTCAGAGATGAGTAAGCTTCACTCCACCCTGGAGGAAGAGAGACAGCTGGCTGGACAACACCAGCTGGCCCTGCAGGCCCAGATCAGTGAAGCTCAGGCCTGGGCTAAG GCTCAAGACTCACTCCTACAACAGAAGGGAGACGAGAACAAACAGCTGAGACAGGACCTGCAGAGAACCCAGCATCTTTTCACTTCTGCAGAGCGAGAGCTACGCtacgagagagagaaaaatctaGACCTTAAGAGACACAATGCACTGCTAGAACAGGAGAagatcaag CTGTGTGCAGAGCTGAAGCAGGCCAAGGCCAAAGTAGCCCAGCTGGAGGGGAGCGCAGCAGGACATATGGCAGAGCTGGAGAGACTCCAGCAGAGGGTCAGAGATCTGGAGCTGGAGGTGGCCAGAAGCACTCAGAACCGGCAGACTAGCAGCAGCTTGATGGAGGAGCTTAATTCAGAGAGAGCGCGTGTGATCGCTGCTGACAAGAAG GTTGTAGAACTGCAGCAGCAACTGAAGAACACGCTGCACCAGCTGCGTCTGGAGGAGGCCCGAGCGGGAGAGACCAGCAAACTGGAGAGAGACACCAGAGACATGTCTGATAACCTGTCCACCCTCCGAGCCCTACTGCAAGAGGAGCAACTACAGAG GAAATTACTTGAGCAGAAAGATGAGAAACTCCAGCAGCAGATGCGCTCATTGCGGGTGAAGGAGGCGACTCTAACACGCAACAACTCAGAGTTGTCTCATCGCACACAAGAGCTGGAGACACGGCTGCAGGTGCTGGACAGTGAACTCAACACTGCTAGAGAAGAG CAGAGGAACAGTCAGAAGAGCTGCCACAGGCTGGAAGAACAGCTGCTGTCTTCCCAGCATGAGTCTGAGAGACTGCAGGAGGAACTGAAACTGGTTGTTCAGCAGCTTGACACTAACATCCG GAGATACAACGAGAAACAGTCTCAGCACAAAACCAAGTTGCGCAGAGCTAAACAGATCTTCATGAAGACAGTCACCCAACATGAGCACAGGATCCAGCAGCTAGAGAACGATCTGGCTCTTGCTACAAGTCTCTCAGAGAAA GAGAAGGACTGGATTAGGACTGCGACAGAAGAAAACGACCAGCTCCTCCTGGAGAGACGAGAACTTCTACAGCGAATAAGTGAAGCTGAGGAGATGGGAAATAATGGACTGAGAACTGCCACTACTATCCAGCAGAG AGTTAAATTCCTGGAGATGGAGAATAAACAGTTGCAAGAAAAAACTCTAACACTGGCCAATCAGATAGGAATTTTAGATCGCGCGTTGAGAAACCTTCAGTCGCTGTGTACTGTTGAG GAGGTCAAGAaaatgtttccttctggagctCATCCCGATAGCCAGCTGCGGACATCAACTCCAAG TCCCCAGCCTGGGctcagtgactcatggggaatttGGGATGCCATTCGCAAAGTCAAAGTGGGTGAGTCTGGAGTGAAGAGCCTGGAGATCTCCTCGTCTGTGCCCGTTTCACAGTCCACTGAGATAGGCTACCTGAACGTGACCTCACCTGTGGCTCCTAACAGCAGGTTAGAGCAGGAAGAGAGTCTCAGTGCCACCAGCGATGAGGCCTGA
- the ccdc30 gene encoding coiled-coil domain-containing protein 30 isoform X3, translating into MHGLQWSCTRPWKKRYAKELDELTLRLQRDGVSPEAPLEERELHLWRLLQRSEGSLTAATEDLQTLRTQQASEMREVENYVEHIRNMLEERESLTAEHERESEQLRAELALMKHQQDSQCKEVVEMLEQEGLAEISQSSASEQVAYLLVERVTLLERLEAAERKLDTQTLTGNLREVHLQGHSEELNRERTERQRLERDLEEASSRLAMAHKEIRHLTDELDLARKVQNLCVPDLQKTGEEVEQLKQEVDKLKQCDMVELQKAKERNERLDSEIRVLRDRVRSLDTERRTLLKQVEQSKLNLDQGINVTLEHNKIHSAQGVGNNVNPDPSLDVEDEILHKRCRRESEDKDSRLRELERRLQKQQREHEELVERNEELEALLGEAQNAAKEERERHECEIEGLQRKIKSIEEELSKRNSKKLEKKEEDQVRGTDSELSESLQERLKFLEGRLAEEKGWRKQLEVDLSVAKAALNTEKEVMQRDHEELKKLRVEVQRLEVECRQGKTLNKNLTQIKGEKGILEEKVAQLERAQTRLQDNLTLQTEKIRAEEDLRDSRGQVAELNSMVDKLRTELTRLEKEHNTIRDELMEKRRHVMQLQKELSEKAQERLQTDGERERLSLELLHVKQQLQYAREQMPSASQEHTANHKLTVEDDGHCQLTCVKSEMSKLHSTLEEERQLAGQHQLALQAQISEAQAWAKAQDSLLQQKGDENKQLRQDLQRTQHLFTSAERELRYEREKNLDLKRHNALLEQEKIKLCAELKQAKAKVAQLEGSAAGHMAELERLQQRVRDLELEVARSTQNRQTSSSLMEELNSERARVIAADKKVVELQQQLKNTLHQLRLEEARAGETSKLERDTRDMSDNLSTLRALLQEEQLQRKLLEQKDEKLQQQMRSLRVKEATLTRNNSELSHRTQELETRLQVLDSELNTAREEQRNSQKSCHRLEEQLLSSQHESERLQEELKLVVQQLDTNIRRYNEKQSQHKTKLRRAKQIFMKTVTQHEHRIQQLENDLALATSLSEKEKDWIRTATEENDQLLLERRELLQRISEAEEMGNNGLRTATTIQQRVKFLEMENKQLQEKTLTLANQIGILDRALRNLQSLCTVEEVKKMFPSGAHPDSQLRTSTPSPQPGLSDSWGIWDAIRKVKVGESGVKSLEISSSVPVSQSTEIGYLNVTSPVAPNSRLEQEESLSATSDEA; encoded by the exons AAGGAGCTGGACGAGCTCACCCTCCGCTTGCAGAGGGACGGTGTGTCCCCTGAGGCTCCATTAGAGGAGCGTGAGCTGCACCTGTGGCGTTTGCTCCAGCGCAGCGAGGGCAGCCTGACCGCGGCCACTGAAGACCTGCAGACTTTACGCACACAGCAGGCCAGCGAGATGAGAGAG GTGGAAAATTACGTGGAGCATATTCGAAACATGTTGGAGGAGCGGGAATCTCTTACAGCGGAGCACGAACGTGAGAGCGAACAGCTCCGTGCTGAGCTCGCTCTAATGAAACACCAGCAGG ACTCCCAGTGTAAGGAGGTGGTGGAGATGCTGGAGCAGGAGGGTCTGGCAGAGATCAGTCAGAGCAGTGCCAGTGAGCAGGTGGCCTATCTGCTGGTGGAGAGAGTCACTCTGCTGGAGAGACTGGAGGCTGCGGAAAGAAAACTGGACACCCAGACCCTCACTGGCAACCTCAGAGAGGTGCATCTGCAG GGCCACAGTGAAGAGCTCAATAGAGAACGCACAGAGCGCCAGAGGCTGGAGAGGGATCTGGAAGAGGCATCGAGTCGTCTTGCAATGGCACATAAAGAGATTCGCCACCTGACGGATGAACTAGATCTCGCTCGTAAGGTCCAAAACTTGTGTG taCCTGACCTGCAGAAAACTGGGGAGGAAGTGGAGCAGTTGAAACAGGAAGTGGACAAGCTTAAACAGTGTG ATATGGTGGAGCTACAGAAGGCCAAGGAACGCAATGAAAGACTGGATAGTGAGATTCGTGTTCTGAGGGATAGAGTTCGTTCCCTGGACACAGAGAGAAGGACTCTTCTTAAACAG GTTGAACAATCGAAGCTGAACTTGGATCAAGGGATCAATGTAACTTTAGAACACAATAAAATACACTCTGCACAG ggtGTTGGGAATAATGTCAATCCTGATCCATCTCTGGATGTAGAGGATGAGATACTTCACAAAAG GTGTCGGAGAGAGTCTGAAGATAAGGACAGCCGTCTGCGAGAGCTGGAGAGGAGGTTGCAGAAGCAGCAGCGTGAGCATGAGGAGCTGGTGGAGAGGAATGAGGAGCTGGAGGCGCTGCTGGGGGAGGCGCAGAATGCAGCGAAAGAGGAACGGGAGCGACATGAGTGTGAGATAGAGGGGTTACAGAGAAAG ATTAAAAGTATTGAGGAAGAACTAAGTAAGAGAAATAGTAAGAAACTCGAGAAGAAAGAAGAAGATCAGGTTCGTGGGACTGACTCTGAG CTAAGCGAGAGCCTTCAAGAAAGACTTAAGTTCCTCGAGGGACGCCTTGCTGAAGAAAAAGGTTGGAGGAAACAGCTGGAGGTGGATCTATCTGTAGCCAAGGCTGCTCTCAATACGGAAAAAGAG GTCATGCAAAGAGATCATGAGGAGCTTAAGAAATTACGTGTGGAGGTCCAGAGACTTGAGGTGGAATGTCGACAAGGAAAGACACTAAACAAGAACCTCACACAGATTAAAGGAGAAAAGGGAATTTTGGAAGAAAAG GTGGCCCAGCTGGAGCGTGCTCAGACACGACTCCAGGACAACCTGACCCTTCAGACAGAGAAAATCCGGGCTGAAGAGGACCTGAGAGACAGCAGGGGACAGGTGGCAGAGCTTAATTCTATGGTGGACAAGCTGAGAACAGAACTAACTCGACTGGAGAAGGAGCACAACACTATAAG AGATGAGCTGATGGAGAAACGCAGGCATGTGATGCAGCTACAGAAGGAGCTCAGCGAGAAAGCCCAGGAGAGGCTTCAGACTGACGGTGAGAGGGAGAGACTCAGTCTGGAGCTCCTGCATGTCAAACAGCAGCTCCAGTATGCTAGAGAGCAGATGCCCAGTGCATCACAGGAGCACACGGCCAACCACAAGCTTACTGTGGAGGATGATGGGCATTGTCAG CTGACCTGTGTGAAGTCAGAGATGAGTAAGCTTCACTCCACCCTGGAGGAAGAGAGACAGCTGGCTGGACAACACCAGCTGGCCCTGCAGGCCCAGATCAGTGAAGCTCAGGCCTGGGCTAAG GCTCAAGACTCACTCCTACAACAGAAGGGAGACGAGAACAAACAGCTGAGACAGGACCTGCAGAGAACCCAGCATCTTTTCACTTCTGCAGAGCGAGAGCTACGCtacgagagagagaaaaatctaGACCTTAAGAGACACAATGCACTGCTAGAACAGGAGAagatcaag CTGTGTGCAGAGCTGAAGCAGGCCAAGGCCAAAGTAGCCCAGCTGGAGGGGAGCGCAGCAGGACATATGGCAGAGCTGGAGAGACTCCAGCAGAGGGTCAGAGATCTGGAGCTGGAGGTGGCCAGAAGCACTCAGAACCGGCAGACTAGCAGCAGCTTGATGGAGGAGCTTAATTCAGAGAGAGCGCGTGTGATCGCTGCTGACAAGAAG GTTGTAGAACTGCAGCAGCAACTGAAGAACACGCTGCACCAGCTGCGTCTGGAGGAGGCCCGAGCGGGAGAGACCAGCAAACTGGAGAGAGACACCAGAGACATGTCTGATAACCTGTCCACCCTCCGAGCCCTACTGCAAGAGGAGCAACTACAGAG GAAATTACTTGAGCAGAAAGATGAGAAACTCCAGCAGCAGATGCGCTCATTGCGGGTGAAGGAGGCGACTCTAACACGCAACAACTCAGAGTTGTCTCATCGCACACAAGAGCTGGAGACACGGCTGCAGGTGCTGGACAGTGAACTCAACACTGCTAGAGAAGAG CAGAGGAACAGTCAGAAGAGCTGCCACAGGCTGGAAGAACAGCTGCTGTCTTCCCAGCATGAGTCTGAGAGACTGCAGGAGGAACTGAAACTGGTTGTTCAGCAGCTTGACACTAACATCCG GAGATACAACGAGAAACAGTCTCAGCACAAAACCAAGTTGCGCAGAGCTAAACAGATCTTCATGAAGACAGTCACCCAACATGAGCACAGGATCCAGCAGCTAGAGAACGATCTGGCTCTTGCTACAAGTCTCTCAGAGAAA GAGAAGGACTGGATTAGGACTGCGACAGAAGAAAACGACCAGCTCCTCCTGGAGAGACGAGAACTTCTACAGCGAATAAGTGAAGCTGAGGAGATGGGAAATAATGGACTGAGAACTGCCACTACTATCCAGCAGAG AGTTAAATTCCTGGAGATGGAGAATAAACAGTTGCAAGAAAAAACTCTAACACTGGCCAATCAGATAGGAATTTTAGATCGCGCGTTGAGAAACCTTCAGTCGCTGTGTACTGTTGAG GAGGTCAAGAaaatgtttccttctggagctCATCCCGATAGCCAGCTGCGGACATCAACTCCAAG TCCCCAGCCTGGGctcagtgactcatggggaatttGGGATGCCATTCGCAAAGTCAAAGTGGGTGAGTCTGGAGTGAAGAGCCTGGAGATCTCCTCGTCTGTGCCCGTTTCACAGTCCACTGAGATAGGCTACCTGAACGTGACCTCACCTGTGGCTCCTAACAGCAGGTTAGAGCAGGAAGAGAGTCTCAGTGCCACCAGCGATGAGGCCTGA